Proteins found in one Bacteroidia bacterium genomic segment:
- a CDS encoding TPM domain-containing protein — IFVLIYPSLQGKAIEEFTHEVARKWEIGQKDKNNGVLLAIFVNERKIRIEVGYGLEGALPDITAKQIIENNIKPALRSNHYYQAIEAGTTAIIQA, encoded by the coding sequence AAATTTTTGTGCTTATTTATCCTTCTTTACAGGGCAAAGCCATAGAGGAATTTACCCATGAAGTAGCTCGTAAATGGGAAATTGGACAAAAAGATAAAAATAATGGTGTTTTGTTAGCTATTTTTGTCAACGAACGCAAAATAAGAATAGAAGTAGGCTATGGACTAGAAGGCGCTTTGCCTGATATTACCGCAAAGCAAATTATTGAAAATAACATCAAACCTGCTTTAAGGAGTAATCATTACTATCAAGCTATAGAAGCAGGTACTACCGCAATTATACAAGC